In a single window of the Henckelia pumila isolate YLH828 unplaced genomic scaffold, ASM3356847v2 CTG_44:::fragment_3, whole genome shotgun sequence genome:
- the LOC140871208 gene encoding putative late blight resistance protein homolog R1B-16, with amino-acid sequence MHSCEKPNSLLKLEASTMAAAYAALMSLLNTSELLFHPSQQWLRINIVQIVYLLQNVHILQEFLEDYSHRAHQEMAGVESQIEAAAYAAEEIIESHVLDQISARSKGSEADSSNSFSADIHEIIEVMEYLIDNKLVRIKETIEEDPTFIDSSPAVASRSAPNTMVGTDEKLNEILDILTGQQSNRQIVAIVGMGGIGKSTLANNLYEHPYIQNYFDICAWATISQKHSAPKIIYEMLSEIGQSRSESRLIGDPSVQTKCETGDEQLGEQLYKKLFGRRYLIVLDDLWSIEAWDEIKRFFPDHCDNGSRIMITTRVKNVAEQLTSCPLFELDLLDDNRSWELMREKIFGHQQGCPPELEELGKDIAKNCKGLPLAIVAIGGLLAKSDKTMDSWKHVAGNMNSIINSEDDEKCQKILYLSYNNLPIHLKPCFLYLSVARSPYNISIPTRIKQWVSEGFVKPIRGKSLEEAAHEYITELVDRNLLILRKRGVLGNLLRCGVHDLLRDLSIREVKKINLFRVIYDENPESPSRLCLRPSILQPEVGYVPRALDILGPASLSRPIASTSDSTPFYAGHLQLLRVLEMSDSILPDENSQLMNLRFFGFQGQLDGNSIPRFYSLMSLFWNLQTLLIDNSTSATLYLPPEIWCLPHLRHLQTHRCVLPDPPMDDHVMENLQTLYTVVFFRCSEEVYRRLPNLKELGIGYEDASPGVEWPSLRLQNLVHLQKLESLFINVCTENRPISWKYLSFPVSLKELTLSACKLPWEDMSIVGSLPNLELLQLCFNACKGQTWCPTQGQFVKLKELVLEAIDLLHWRADKTHFPVLEHLILEYLNLEEFPQEFGEHPTLVKIEVFSCGDSTNGWAAEVGEEQESYGNEGFRVIIRETEEYKPTLVTRPSMDGHNLSRGFVIFTRAHED; translated from the exons ATGCATTCTTGCGAG AAGCCAAATTCACTACTCAAACTCGAAGCTTCAACTATGGCGGCGGCTTATGCAGCTCTAATGTCTCTTCTGAACACTTCAGAGCTCCTCTTCCACCCTTCCCAGCAATGGCTACGTATAAACATAGTACAGATCGTGTACCTGCTGCAAAATGTTCATATCCTTCAAGAATTTCTCGAAGATTATTCACACAGAGCCCACCAAGAAATGGCTGGAGTGGAGAGTCAAATTGAAGCTGCAGCTTATGCAGCAGAAGAAATCATCGAGTCCCATGTATTGGATCAGATTTCAGCACGATCTAAGGGTAGCGAGGCGGATAGCTCGAACAGCTTCTCTGCAGATATCCATGAAATTATAGAAGTGATGGAGTATCTGATCGATAACAAGCTGGTGAGGATAAAAGAAACCATTGAGGAAGATCCGACGTTCATAGATTCATCGCCTGCTGTGGCTTCAAGATCAGCTCCCAATACTATGGTGGGTACTGATGAGAAGTTGAATGAAATATTGGACATACTCACTGGACAACAATCAAATCGCCAAATCGTAGCAATTGTTGGAATGGGAGGAATAGGTAAGTCCACTCTAGCTAACAATTTATACGAACATCCATATATTCAGAATTACTTTGATATTTGTGCTTGGGCTACAATATCTCAAAAACATAGTGCACCAaaaattatttatgaaatgCTATCAGAAATTGGACAAAGTAGATCAGAGAGTCGTTTAATTGGCGATCCGTCGGTCCAAACCAAGTGTGAGACTGGTGATGAACAATTGGGTGAACAATTGTACAAAAAGTTATTTGGTAGAAGATATTTGATCGTGCTGGATGATTTATGGAGCATTGAGGCTTGGGACGAGATAAAACGATTCTTTCCAGATCATTGCGACAATGGAAGTCGAATCATGATAACGACGAGGGTAAAGAACGTGGCAGAACAATTGACCTCTTGTCCGCTCTTTGAACTGGATTTGTTAGATGACAACAGGAGCTGGGAATTGATGAGGGAAAAAATTTTCGGACATCAACAAGGTTGTCCTCCTGAACTGGAAGAATTAGGGAAGGACATTGCGAAAAATTGCAAAGGACTTCCTTTGGCAATTGTGGCGATAGGGGGACTGCTCGCCAAGTCTGATAAGACGATGGATTCGTGGAAGCATGTAGCAGGAAATATGAACTCGATCATAAATTCTGAGGACGACGAGAAATGCCAAAAGATATTGTATTTGAGTTACAATAACTTGCCTATTCATTTGAAACCATGCTTTCTCTACTTGTCTGTGGCTCGATCACCATATAATATTAGTATCCCTACGCGCATCAAGCAATGGGTTTCTGAGGGATTTGTAAAACCGATAAGAGGTAAAAGCTTGGAAGAGGCAGCACATGAATACATAACAGAACTTGTTGATAGAAACCTCCTTATCCTTCGTAAACGAGGGGTCCTTGGTAACTTGCTACGTTGTGGTGTGCATGATCTCTTGAGAGACCTATCCATTAGGGAGGTGAAAAAAATAAACCTGTTTCGTGTGATATATGATGAGAACCCAGAATCGCCCTCTCGCCTCTGTCTTCGTCCATCTATCTTGCAACCCGAAGTAGGATACGTCCCACGTGCCCTTGATATATTGGGACCGGCCTCACTAAGTCGGCCTATTGCTAGTACGTCGGACAGCACACCATTTTACGCTGGTCATTTACAATTGTTGAGGGTGTTGGAAATGAGTGATTCAATTCTACCTGATGAAAACTCGCAGCTAATGAACCTGCGGTTCTTCGGTTTCCAAGGTCAGTTGGATGGGAATTCGATTCCGAGGTTTTATTCTTTGATGTCCCTATTTTGGAATCTACAGACTTTGCTAATTGATAATTCCACATCTGCAACTTTATATCTGCCCCCGGAAATTTGGTGTTTGCCACACCTTAGGCATCTCCAAACTCATAGATGTGTTTTACCTGACCCTCCCATGGACGATCATGTTATGGAAAATCTGCAAACTCTCTACACGGTTGTATTTTTTCGGTGTAGTGAGGAGGTTTATAGAAGGCTTCCCAATCTGAAGGAATTAGGAATTGGATATGAAGATGCATCCCCAGGTGTGGAATGGCCCTCGTTGCGCCTTCAAAATCTCGTCCACTTGCAGAAGCTGGAATCATTGTTTATCAACGTATGCACGGAAAATAGGCCGATATCTTGGAAATATCTCAGCTTCCCAGTGTCTCTCAAAGAGTTGACTTTAAGTGCCTGCAAGTTACCTTGGGAAGATATGAGCATTGTGGGTTCATTGCCTAATCTTGAGCTACTTCAGCTCTGCTTCAACGCGTGTAAAGGGCAGACGTGGTGTCCAACACAAGGTCAATTTGTTAAATTGAAAGAGTTGGTCCTTGAGGCGATTGATTTGTTACACTGGAGAGCAGACAAGACGCACTTCCCAGTCCTGGAGCACTTGATtcttgaatatttaaatttggaGGAATTTCCTCAAGAATTTGGGGAACACCCAACACTTGTAAAAATTGAAGTGTTTTCTTGTGGCGATTCCACCAATGGTTGGGCAGCGGAAGTGGGTGAGGAACAAGAGAGCTATGGAAACGAAGGCTTTCGAGTCATAATACGCGAAACAGAGGAGTACAAGCCCACACTAGTCACGAGGCCGAGCATGGACGGTCACAACCTTTCAAGAG GCTTTGTGATCTTCACTAGAGCTCATGAAGATTAA